In Tubulanus polymorphus chromosome 2, tnTubPoly1.2, whole genome shotgun sequence, a single window of DNA contains:
- the LOC141900893 gene encoding EF-hand calcium-binding domain-containing protein 9-like, with amino-acid sequence MKVTSALLQNLHLDKSYSLLTAKNIQILMKMFNLLDIHHTQSMNDVQFWIWMKHLVDLNKKQIYKVFDQFDIDGSGEIDFDEFYLLNTILISIQDKQEKQFIYRHSRTVFDLMDEDGSNTISADEFENLGFLFNVAGDPVKDIFGEFDVSGDQELDYKEFKMFAMACIDRHSDLERRKATKLEEKRRKRLLKEKKHLLSEAKKRRDLLFAVMNKIEPGSADQSNETEST; translated from the exons ATGAAGGTGACATCGGCTTTATTGCAAAATCTGCACCTGGACAAAAGTTACAGTTTGTTGACAGCGAAGaacattcaaattttgatgaaaatgtttaatCTATTGGATATTCATCACACTCAATCCATGAACG ATGTCCAGTTTTGGATTTGGATGAAACATTTAGTCGACCTGAACAAGAAACAAATCTACAAGGTTTTCGACCAGTTTGATATTGATGGCTCGGGTGAAATTGACTTTGATGAATTTTACCTTCTGAATACGATTCTCATATCAATTCAG GACAAACAAGAGAAACAGTTTATATACCGTCACTCTAGAACGGTTTTCGATCTGATGGACGAAGATGGTTCGAATACTATTTCTGCCGATGAATTCGAAAATTTGGGTTTCCTATTTAACGTGGCTGGTGATCCTGTTAAAGATATCTTCGGCGAGTTTGACGTATCCGGAGATCAG GAATTGGATTATAAGGAATTTAAGATGTTCGCCATGGCGTGCATTGACCGTCACAGCGATCTGGAGAGACGTAAAGCTACGAAACTCGAGGAGAAACGACGAAAACGTTTGTTAAAAGAGAAAAAGCATCTTCTGAGCGAAGCAAAGAAACGAAGGGATTTATTGTTTGCCGTCATGAATAAAATAGAACCGGGAAGCGCCGACCAGTCTAATGAAACTGAATCAACCTGA
- the LOC141900203 gene encoding uncharacterized protein LOC141900203 isoform X1, protein METRHRRRSRMSQSSVSAAVRQPNTTETDMETDVRLPEVIDLDLEPDYGDPLCIDLTDDVEIEHEIVDLTSPFNNNNNNNAPVVVDSASPVLRINTPVSSDDSFDDLPPADFITPTKKSNREEDDFTPGRAVSCPVCLDNYRQIRASKRTLMSTVCGHVFCSECINGAINIQRRCPTCRKKLNKKQIHPLFL, encoded by the exons ATG GAAACTCGTCATCGGCGGCGAAGTCGAATGAGTCAATCTTCTGTATCTGCAGCAGTTAGACAGCCAAATACAACAGAAACAGATATGGAAACAGATGTAAGACTGCCAGAAGTCATTGACTTAGATCTGGAGCCAG ATTATGGTGACCCTTTATGCATTGACTTAACGGATGACGTTGAAATAGAGCATGAGATTGTAGATCTAACTTCACcattcaataataataacaataataatgcaccAGTT GTAGTAGATTCAG CTTCCCCGGTTTTACGCATCAACACACCGGTATCGTCAGACGATTCTTTTGACGACCTACCCCCGGCTGATTTCATCACTCCGAcgaaaaaatcaaatcgaGAAGAAGATGATTTTACTCCTGGTCGAGCTGTCAGTTGCCCTGTGTGTCTAGATAATTACCGTCAG ATTCGAGCATCAAAACGTACACTAATGTCTACTGTATGCGGGCATGTATTCTGTAGTGAATGTATAAATGGTGCGATCAATATTCAGCGTAGATGCCCGACGTGTCGTAAAAAACTGAATAAGAAGCAAATTCACCCGTTATTCTtatga
- the LOC141900203 gene encoding E3 ubiquitin-protein ligase RNF4-like isoform X2 codes for MSQSSVSAAVRQPNTTETDMETDVRLPEVIDLDLEPDYGDPLCIDLTDDVEIEHEIVDLTSPFNNNNNNNAPVVVDSASPVLRINTPVSSDDSFDDLPPADFITPTKKSNREEDDFTPGRAVSCPVCLDNYRQIRASKRTLMSTVCGHVFCSECINGAINIQRRCPTCRKKLNKKQIHPLFL; via the exons ATGAGTCAATCTTCTGTATCTGCAGCAGTTAGACAGCCAAATACAACAGAAACAGATATGGAAACAGATGTAAGACTGCCAGAAGTCATTGACTTAGATCTGGAGCCAG ATTATGGTGACCCTTTATGCATTGACTTAACGGATGACGTTGAAATAGAGCATGAGATTGTAGATCTAACTTCACcattcaataataataacaataataatgcaccAGTT GTAGTAGATTCAG CTTCCCCGGTTTTACGCATCAACACACCGGTATCGTCAGACGATTCTTTTGACGACCTACCCCCGGCTGATTTCATCACTCCGAcgaaaaaatcaaatcgaGAAGAAGATGATTTTACTCCTGGTCGAGCTGTCAGTTGCCCTGTGTGTCTAGATAATTACCGTCAG ATTCGAGCATCAAAACGTACACTAATGTCTACTGTATGCGGGCATGTATTCTGTAGTGAATGTATAAATGGTGCGATCAATATTCAGCGTAGATGCCCGACGTGTCGTAAAAAACTGAATAAGAAGCAAATTCACCCGTTATTCTtatga
- the LOC141900201 gene encoding DNA repair endonuclease XPF-like isoform X1, with protein sequence MSLLEYENQIFLDSFQDDGLVIMARGLGIERILLQFLKLYSDPGNLVLVLNTNSQEEDYFLTELQKQVVSPLPKVITNEYSTNERHSVYLEGGVLFVTSRILVVDILTDRLPTELVTGIIVYKAHRIIESCQEAFILRMYRQKNRQGFIKAFSDQPNAFTTGFCHVERVMKNMFIKKLFLWPRFQANVVSSLEQHKAEVVELHVHMTSAMTACQASILDLINACVKELVRNNPSIDTDEITVENAMTKNFDQAIRMNLEPVWHQLGQKTKQLVGDLKTLRLLLEHLTHHDCVTFYSLVNSIRTSEKRFGTNAGWLFLDSADSLFVHAAERVYGPKPKLKPMDEESKQSKRLPVLEECPKWQVLSDILKEIREENDSCGPELGQGSVLIAADDDRTCNQIKEYLTSGGKELLNRLYEKHIATKMNQAEPETKKGKRAMKKREVEKKSSKAKRRKVDEQEPKEITLTQLMGNCEKSDEDDIHEDKAGPSTDAYCGFINEPMTVLHPLRGGNEQFGLYNTLQEIKPRYVILYDAAMPFVRQLEVYKACNPCRQLRVYFIMYTASTEEQKYLTTLRKEKQAFEYLIREKASMVIPEDREGKVDDDPSLARGSKPANATVNTRKGGLTQPEVQHKIIVDMREFRSELPSLIHRRGIDIEPLTIEVGDYILTPDMCVERKSVSDLIGSLNNGRLYNQCVAMTRYYNKPILLIEFDQNKAFSLYQSKYGVTEDYGQDDVLSKLTLLTMHFPNLRILWCVSPYATAELFEELKEGKEQPDPAKALAVTGDAVGSESLSDKYNHGPQDMLLKMPGINSKNYFLIMDNVKDMAELVTLTEAELSAILKSSINAKLLWDFLNRKENNLNINKHQQKGKKKR encoded by the exons ATGTCACTGCTCGAATATGAGAACcagatatttttagattcgtTCCAAGATGATGGCCTGGTAATCATGGCGAG GGGTTTAGGTATCGAAAGGATATTGCtacagtttttgaaattgtaCAGCGATCCCGGAAATCTAGTTCTAGTTTTGAATACAAACTCTCAGGAGGAG GATTATTTTCTCACAGAGTTACAGAAGCAAGTCGTGTCTCCATTACCTAAAGTAATCACAAATGAATACAGCACAAATGAAAG ACATTCTGTTTATTTAGAAGGTGGAGTATTGTTTGTTACATCCAGGATTTTAGTAGTGGACATTCTAACTGATCGCTTACCAACAGAACTTGTGACTGGAATTATTGTTTATAAAGCACATAG gATTATTGAATCTTGTCAAGAGGCATTTATTCTTCGAATGTACAGACAGAAAAATAGACAAGGATTCATCAAAGCGTTTTCTGACCAACCGAACGCGTTTACAACCGGTTTCTGTCATGTTGAACgcgtaatgaaaaatatgtttatcaaGAAATTATTCCTGTGGCCGCGGTTTCAAGCTAATGTCGTCAGTTCCCTTGAACAACATAAGGCAG AAGTTGTTGAACTACATGTGCATATGACTAGCGCTATGACAGCTTGTCAGGCTTCTATACTTGATTTGATAAATGCCTGTGTGAAAGAGCTCGTCAGGAACAATCCATCA ATCGACACTGATGAAATTACTGTAGAAAATGCGATGACGAAAAACTTCGATCAGGCCATTAGAATGAACCTGGAGCCTGTGTGGCATCAACTAGGACAGAAGACTAAACAATTAGTGGGGGATTTGAAAACACTTCGACTGTTGCTGGA GCATTTGACACATCATGACTGTGTAACCTTCTATAGTCTTGTCAATTCAATAAG GACAAGTGAAAAACGATTTGGTACCAATGCAGGGTGGCTATTTCTTGATTCAGCTGACAGTTTGTTTGTT CATGCTGCTGAAAGAGTGTATGGTCCAAAGCCTAAACTTAAACCTATGGATGAAGAATCGAAACAATCTAAAAGAT TACCCGTATTAGAAGAATGCCCAAAATGGCAGGTTCTGTCCGATATACTGAAGGAAATCAGGGAAGAGAATGATTCCTGTGGCCCAGAACTCGGACAGGGAAGTGTCCTCATTGCAGCTGATGATGACCGAACATGTAATCAAATCAAAGAA TACTTAACTTCTGGTGGAAAAGAATTGTTAAACAGACTTTATGAAAAACACATAGCTACGAAAATGAACCAGGCTGAACCT GAGACCAAAAAGGGTAAAAGAGCGATGAAAAAACGCGAAGTGGAGAAGAAATCAAGCAAAGCAAAACGAAGAAAAGTCGACGAACAAGAACCAAAAGAGATCACTTTAACTCAGCTTATgggaaattgtgaaaaaagcGATGAAGATGACATACATGAG GATAAAGCTGGTCCATCAACAGATGCTTATTGCGGTTTTATAAACGAACCTATGACTGTTTTACATCCATTACGTGGTGGAAATGAACAATTTGGTTTATATAATACTTTACAAGAGATAAAACCACGATATGTTATTCTCTACGATGCTGCAATGCCATTCGTTCGGCAGTTAGAG GTTTATAAAGCGTGTAATCCTTGTCGTCAATTGCgtgtatatttcattatgtatACTGCATCTACGGAGGAGCAAAAATATCTGACGACGttgagaaaagaaaaacaagcGTTCGAATATCTGATTCGAGAGAAAGCA TCAATGgttattcctgaagatagaGAGGGCAAGGTTGACGATGATCCATCTTTAGCTCGAGGATCTAAACCAGCTAATGCAACTGTTAATACAAGAAAGGGTGGACTGACACAACCTGAAGTGCAACACAAG ATAATTGTAGATATGAGAGAATTTAGAAGTGAACTGCCATCTTTAATACACAGACGAGGTATCGATATTGAGCCGCTTACAATCGAG GTCGGTGATTATATTCTTACGCCGGATATGTGTGTGGAAAGGAAAAGTGTGAGTGATTTGATCGGTTCACTCAACAACGGTAGATTGTACAATCAATGTGTGGCGATGACACGTTACTACAACAAACCTATACTACTCATAGAATTTGACCAGAATAAAGCATTCTCGCTGTATCAG AGTAAATATGGAGTTACTGAAGACTATGGACAAGATGATGTTTTATCAAAACTGACGCTGTTAACCATGCATTTTCCAAATCTGAGGATACTATGGTGTGTAAGCCCTTACGCAACTGCTGAACTATTTGAAGAGTTGAAG GAAGGAAAAGAACAGCCGGACCCTGCTAAAGCCTTGGCAGTTACTGGAGATGCAGTCGGTTCAGAAAGTTTATCTGATAAATACAACCATGGTCCTCAG GATATGCTACTCAAGATGCCAGGCATCAATTCGAAAAACTATTTCTTAATCATGGACAATGTGAAAGATATGGCCGAACTCGTCACTCTTACAGAAGCGGAATTAAGTGCAATACTGAAAAGTTCCATCAATGCAAAACTATTATGGGATTTTCTCAACCGAAAGGAAAATAATCTGAACATTAATAAACATCAACAAAAAGGCAAAAAGAAAAGATGA
- the LOC141900201 gene encoding DNA repair endonuclease XPF-like isoform X2 has protein sequence MNTAQMKEGGVLFVTSRILVVDILTDRLPTELVTGIIVYKAHRIIESCQEAFILRMYRQKNRQGFIKAFSDQPNAFTTGFCHVERVMKNMFIKKLFLWPRFQANVVSSLEQHKAEVVELHVHMTSAMTACQASILDLINACVKELVRNNPSIDTDEITVENAMTKNFDQAIRMNLEPVWHQLGQKTKQLVGDLKTLRLLLEHLTHHDCVTFYSLVNSIRTSEKRFGTNAGWLFLDSADSLFVHAAERVYGPKPKLKPMDEESKQSKRLPVLEECPKWQVLSDILKEIREENDSCGPELGQGSVLIAADDDRTCNQIKEYLTSGGKELLNRLYEKHIATKMNQAEPETKKGKRAMKKREVEKKSSKAKRRKVDEQEPKEITLTQLMGNCEKSDEDDIHEDKAGPSTDAYCGFINEPMTVLHPLRGGNEQFGLYNTLQEIKPRYVILYDAAMPFVRQLEVYKACNPCRQLRVYFIMYTASTEEQKYLTTLRKEKQAFEYLIREKASMVIPEDREGKVDDDPSLARGSKPANATVNTRKGGLTQPEVQHKIIVDMREFRSELPSLIHRRGIDIEPLTIEVGDYILTPDMCVERKSVSDLIGSLNNGRLYNQCVAMTRYYNKPILLIEFDQNKAFSLYQSKYGVTEDYGQDDVLSKLTLLTMHFPNLRILWCVSPYATAELFEELKEGKEQPDPAKALAVTGDAVGSESLSDKYNHGPQDMLLKMPGINSKNYFLIMDNVKDMAELVTLTEAELSAILKSSINAKLLWDFLNRKENNLNINKHQQKGKKKR, from the exons ATGAATACAGCACAAATGAAAG AAGGTGGAGTATTGTTTGTTACATCCAGGATTTTAGTAGTGGACATTCTAACTGATCGCTTACCAACAGAACTTGTGACTGGAATTATTGTTTATAAAGCACATAG gATTATTGAATCTTGTCAAGAGGCATTTATTCTTCGAATGTACAGACAGAAAAATAGACAAGGATTCATCAAAGCGTTTTCTGACCAACCGAACGCGTTTACAACCGGTTTCTGTCATGTTGAACgcgtaatgaaaaatatgtttatcaaGAAATTATTCCTGTGGCCGCGGTTTCAAGCTAATGTCGTCAGTTCCCTTGAACAACATAAGGCAG AAGTTGTTGAACTACATGTGCATATGACTAGCGCTATGACAGCTTGTCAGGCTTCTATACTTGATTTGATAAATGCCTGTGTGAAAGAGCTCGTCAGGAACAATCCATCA ATCGACACTGATGAAATTACTGTAGAAAATGCGATGACGAAAAACTTCGATCAGGCCATTAGAATGAACCTGGAGCCTGTGTGGCATCAACTAGGACAGAAGACTAAACAATTAGTGGGGGATTTGAAAACACTTCGACTGTTGCTGGA GCATTTGACACATCATGACTGTGTAACCTTCTATAGTCTTGTCAATTCAATAAG GACAAGTGAAAAACGATTTGGTACCAATGCAGGGTGGCTATTTCTTGATTCAGCTGACAGTTTGTTTGTT CATGCTGCTGAAAGAGTGTATGGTCCAAAGCCTAAACTTAAACCTATGGATGAAGAATCGAAACAATCTAAAAGAT TACCCGTATTAGAAGAATGCCCAAAATGGCAGGTTCTGTCCGATATACTGAAGGAAATCAGGGAAGAGAATGATTCCTGTGGCCCAGAACTCGGACAGGGAAGTGTCCTCATTGCAGCTGATGATGACCGAACATGTAATCAAATCAAAGAA TACTTAACTTCTGGTGGAAAAGAATTGTTAAACAGACTTTATGAAAAACACATAGCTACGAAAATGAACCAGGCTGAACCT GAGACCAAAAAGGGTAAAAGAGCGATGAAAAAACGCGAAGTGGAGAAGAAATCAAGCAAAGCAAAACGAAGAAAAGTCGACGAACAAGAACCAAAAGAGATCACTTTAACTCAGCTTATgggaaattgtgaaaaaagcGATGAAGATGACATACATGAG GATAAAGCTGGTCCATCAACAGATGCTTATTGCGGTTTTATAAACGAACCTATGACTGTTTTACATCCATTACGTGGTGGAAATGAACAATTTGGTTTATATAATACTTTACAAGAGATAAAACCACGATATGTTATTCTCTACGATGCTGCAATGCCATTCGTTCGGCAGTTAGAG GTTTATAAAGCGTGTAATCCTTGTCGTCAATTGCgtgtatatttcattatgtatACTGCATCTACGGAGGAGCAAAAATATCTGACGACGttgagaaaagaaaaacaagcGTTCGAATATCTGATTCGAGAGAAAGCA TCAATGgttattcctgaagatagaGAGGGCAAGGTTGACGATGATCCATCTTTAGCTCGAGGATCTAAACCAGCTAATGCAACTGTTAATACAAGAAAGGGTGGACTGACACAACCTGAAGTGCAACACAAG ATAATTGTAGATATGAGAGAATTTAGAAGTGAACTGCCATCTTTAATACACAGACGAGGTATCGATATTGAGCCGCTTACAATCGAG GTCGGTGATTATATTCTTACGCCGGATATGTGTGTGGAAAGGAAAAGTGTGAGTGATTTGATCGGTTCACTCAACAACGGTAGATTGTACAATCAATGTGTGGCGATGACACGTTACTACAACAAACCTATACTACTCATAGAATTTGACCAGAATAAAGCATTCTCGCTGTATCAG AGTAAATATGGAGTTACTGAAGACTATGGACAAGATGATGTTTTATCAAAACTGACGCTGTTAACCATGCATTTTCCAAATCTGAGGATACTATGGTGTGTAAGCCCTTACGCAACTGCTGAACTATTTGAAGAGTTGAAG GAAGGAAAAGAACAGCCGGACCCTGCTAAAGCCTTGGCAGTTACTGGAGATGCAGTCGGTTCAGAAAGTTTATCTGATAAATACAACCATGGTCCTCAG GATATGCTACTCAAGATGCCAGGCATCAATTCGAAAAACTATTTCTTAATCATGGACAATGTGAAAGATATGGCCGAACTCGTCACTCTTACAGAAGCGGAATTAAGTGCAATACTGAAAAGTTCCATCAATGCAAAACTATTATGGGATTTTCTCAACCGAAAGGAAAATAATCTGAACATTAATAAACATCAACAAAAAGGCAAAAAGAAAAGATGA
- the LOC141898555 gene encoding AP-1 complex subunit mu-1, which translates to MSASAVYFLDIKGKVLICRNYRGDIDMTVIDKFMPLLMDKEEEGNISPILQHGNINFIFIKYNNLYLVATTKKNANAALVFSFLHKIASVFVEYFKDLEEESIRDNFVIIYELLDEVMDFGYPQTTDTKILQEYITQEGHKLEVAPRPPMAVTNAVSWRSEGVKYRKNEVFLDVIESVNLLVSANGNVLRSEIVGAIKMRVYLSGMPELRLGLNDKVLFESTGRGKSKSVELEDVKFNQCVRLSRFDNDRTISFIPPDGEFELMSYRLNTHVKPLIWVESVIERHQHSRVEYMIKAKSQFKRRSTANNVEIVIPVPQDADSPKFKTTVGSCKYSPETNNVIWTIKSFPGGKEYLMRAHFGLPSVEGEDSEGKPPIHVKFEIPYFTVSGIQVRYLKIIEKTGYQALPWVRYITQNGDYQLRTQ; encoded by the exons ATGTCTGCATCAGCTGTTTATTTCTTAGACATTAAGGGCAAG GTGCTGATTTGTCGTAACTATCGAGGTGACATCGACATGACGGTCATCGATAAATTCATGCCACTTTTAATGGATAAAGAAGAAGAAGGCAACATCAGTCCGATTTTACAACACGGGAATATCAACTTCATCTTCATCaaatataataacttatacc TGGTTGCCACAACCAAGAAGAATGCTAACGCTGCCCTTGTTTTCTCCTTTTTACACAAGATAGCCTCT GTATTCGTGGAATATTTCAAAGATCTCGAGGAGGAAAGTATCAGAGATAACTTCGTTATAATCTATGAATTATTAGATGAAGTAATGGATTTCGGTTATCCACAAACTACCGATACTAAGATTCTACAAGA ATACATTACTCAAGAAGGACATAAACTGGAAGTCGCACCGCGGCCCCCGATGGCAGTTACGAATGCCGTTTCATGGCGTTCAGAAGGAGTCAAATACCGTAAGAATGAAGTGTTCCTTGATGTTATAGAATCCGTCAATCTACTA GTCAGCGCGAATGGAAATGTTCTTCGTAGTGAGATTGTTGGTGCTATCAAAATGAGAGTGTATCTCTCCGGAATGCCTGAACTTCGACTCGGTCTCAACGATAAAGTGTTATTTGAAAGCACTGGAC GTGGTAAGAGTAAATCTGTTGAACTTGAAGACGTGAAGTTCAATCAATGCGTTCGATTGTCAAGATTTGATAACGATCGAACGATATCgttcattccacctgatggcGAATTCGAATTAATGTCTTATCGACTCAACactcat GTAAAACCTCTGATCTGGGTAGAATCCGTTATAGAGCGTCATCAACATAGTCGAGTTGAATACATGATCAAA GCTAAAAGTCAATTCAAACGAAGGTCGACGGCTAATAATGTAGAAATAGTCATTCCTGTGCCGCAAGATGCCGATTCACCGAAGTTTAAAACTACAGTCGGTAGCTGTAAATATTCACCTGAAACGAACAATGTTATCTGGACTATTAAATCATTCCCT GGAGGTAAAGAATACTTGATGCGAGCACATTTCGGTTTACCGAGCGTTGAAGGAGAGGATTCTGAAGGAAAACCACctattcatgttaaatttgaGATTCCTTATTTCACCGTTTCTGGGATCCAG GTAAGGTATCTGAAAATCATAGAGAAGACCGGATATCAAGCTTTACCGTGGGTTCGTTACATTACGCAAAACGGCGATTATCAACTGAGGACGCAGTAA